The following are from one region of the Leptospira neocaledonica genome:
- a CDS encoding polyamine aminopropyltransferase codes for MQRALLISVLILSSCGLVYELLAGTVASYLLGETVTQFSLVIGVYLFSMGIGSWLSRYLIEDLIPKFLDVELALGLLGGFSAAILFLSFGQTRIFQIPLFTIVVAVGTLVGMEIPLLLRILKNKLGFRDMVSKVLSLDYAGALLASLAFPIFFAPKLGMVRTSFFFGLLNAGTALWGTFVLPISEKHKNLLRAKSALVLTLLGLGFAFSEMITYYSEENLFSDEIIYSKQTNFQKIIVTRYKSELRLFLNGHLQFSSRDEYRYHETLAHPALLSHPNPKRVLVLGGGDGLAVREILKHPGVESITLVDLDPEMTRIFSEQPILTEINGSSLKNPKVTVQNADAFLWLEESSSVFDVVLIDFPDPSNFSIGKLYSTAFYRSLKRRLNEFSVVEIQSTSPLFARMSFWCVEATLKESGFNTRALHVYVPSFGEWGFVLGSVGKLGGYRKELPAGLKFLNETELKSISEFPQDMSRVPTEPNRLDNQSLVRYYDQEWNRILD; via the coding sequence CTGCAGAGAGCCCTATTAATCTCCGTTTTAATCCTTTCTTCCTGCGGTTTAGTCTACGAACTATTAGCAGGCACTGTTGCCAGTTATCTTCTCGGAGAAACAGTCACTCAATTCTCTTTAGTCATAGGTGTTTATCTATTCTCCATGGGTATTGGTAGCTGGCTTTCCAGATACTTAATAGAAGATCTAATCCCTAAGTTTTTGGATGTGGAACTCGCCTTAGGTTTATTAGGCGGGTTCAGTGCGGCAATTTTGTTCTTAAGTTTTGGACAAACTAGAATTTTTCAGATCCCGCTCTTTACTATCGTTGTCGCAGTCGGAACACTGGTAGGGATGGAAATTCCTCTCCTTCTCCGCATCCTAAAAAACAAATTAGGATTTCGCGATATGGTTTCTAAAGTACTCAGTTTGGATTACGCTGGGGCGCTTTTAGCTTCTTTGGCGTTCCCAATATTCTTCGCTCCTAAACTAGGAATGGTGAGGACTTCTTTCTTTTTCGGGTTATTGAATGCAGGAACTGCTTTATGGGGGACGTTTGTTCTTCCTATATCCGAAAAACATAAAAACCTACTAAGGGCAAAATCCGCTCTTGTATTGACCCTATTAGGATTAGGATTCGCATTCTCTGAAATGATCACCTATTACAGTGAAGAAAATCTATTTTCGGACGAGATCATTTATTCCAAACAAACTAATTTCCAAAAGATCATAGTCACTAGATACAAAAGTGAACTCAGACTTTTTTTGAACGGGCATTTACAATTCAGTTCCAGAGACGAATATAGATACCACGAAACATTAGCACATCCGGCCCTTCTCTCTCACCCAAACCCAAAAAGAGTATTGGTCTTAGGAGGAGGAGACGGACTCGCAGTGAGAGAGATCTTAAAACATCCAGGTGTAGAATCTATTACATTGGTGGATCTAGATCCCGAGATGACACGTATCTTTTCAGAACAACCAATTCTCACGGAGATAAACGGATCCAGTTTAAAAAATCCTAAAGTAACAGTACAAAACGCGGATGCTTTTTTATGGTTAGAAGAGTCTAGTTCGGTATTCGACGTGGTACTGATAGATTTTCCCGACCCAAGCAACTTCTCCATTGGAAAATTGTACAGCACAGCATTTTATAGAAGTTTAAAACGAAGACTAAACGAATTTTCAGTCGTGGAGATACAGTCCACCTCTCCTCTATTTGCCAGAATGTCTTTCTGGTGCGTAGAAGCCACTCTTAAGGAATCAGGATTTAATACCAGAGCATTGCACGTATATGTTCCTTCTTTCGGAGAATGGGGATTTGTTTTAGGAAGTGTGGGAAAACTCGGAGGATATAGAAAAGAACTCCCGGCAGGATTAAAATTCCTGAATGAAACGGAACTCAAATCCATTTCGGAATTTCCCCAAGATATGTCCAGAGTACCCACGGAACCCAACCGATTGGATAACCAAAGTCTTGTACGTTATTACGACCAAGAATGGAATCGTATCTTAGATTAA
- a CDS encoding heavy-metal-associated domain-containing protein, producing MYEIKLSGMTCDHCVRTVSKTIQSFDAETKPIVDLNSQTARFETKKDISSLPKMLEEEGYPVVSINQE from the coding sequence ATGTACGAAATCAAACTATCCGGAATGACCTGCGATCATTGTGTAAGGACAGTCTCAAAAACAATCCAATCCTTCGATGCAGAAACGAAACCCATAGTGGACCTAAACTCACAGACTGCACGTTTCGAAACCAAAAAGGATATTTCCTCTCTTCCTAAAATGTTAGAAGAAGAAGGTTACCCTGTGGTTTCCATCAACCAGGAGTAA
- a CDS encoding DUF4178 domain-containing protein — MSELSCPNCGAPVPIINKASVYAVCSSCKTLSLKKDVNLEKIGTGGELADDHSIIQLGTLGNYKGTPFRVIGRIQLKFELGFWNEWHLMEGDGSSAWLGEAQGSYYYTKLNVGIPTDKIPTLEGDDDPIVIGSGRRERITPGDSFYLGENWTLKEIMKAVCVGGEGELPIGFETGYEAVLLDLASEDGLFGTLDYSESPALLFSGNFAPLEELNLTGLRQEEVAYNQTQLPAKSIECKGCGASLNQFSPDFSKSLACEYCGSVMDTESDDLKIIAKFDQVSKDNVLLPLGTPIKLPDFPESKVIGVLRKSTEVDDETYTWTDYLLRYKGGYAWLNENGDNWTYFEPLPGVPKWAPGLKRVFQKRSYKWFANADSNTDFALGEFYWKVSAGEKAQIEDFISPPYMISSERTDNELFWSKGTFISFETMKSSVPLDTASKLRKPEIVGVCEPNPFKIRLKRNLWVASALTAVFLAFQVYGCIKAKNQIVYQGKFKYVQTSMPNSEIGSANFRDNSFVTDVFELKGEASENVEIQIEAPELDNKYLFFSAVLINEDTDTAYDTSIETSYYHGVDDGESWSEGSKSDSKSLAEIPPGRYYLRLESQSDFPVGWGSDYNVKVIRDVMSPAPFFLFGIFLWLPLIYTFFRSYSFESKRV, encoded by the coding sequence GTGTCGGAACTAAGTTGTCCTAATTGCGGAGCCCCCGTACCTATCATCAATAAAGCTTCCGTTTACGCGGTTTGCTCCAGTTGTAAAACCCTCTCCCTTAAGAAAGATGTGAATTTGGAAAAGATCGGCACCGGGGGTGAACTCGCGGACGATCATTCCATTATACAACTCGGAACTCTGGGAAATTATAAGGGCACACCATTTCGTGTGATCGGAAGGATCCAACTCAAATTCGAATTAGGTTTCTGGAACGAATGGCATCTCATGGAAGGAGATGGTAGTTCCGCCTGGCTGGGAGAAGCACAAGGTTCTTATTATTATACAAAACTAAATGTTGGAATTCCTACAGACAAGATCCCAACCTTAGAAGGGGACGATGACCCCATCGTAATCGGCTCAGGGCGAAGAGAAAGGATCACTCCTGGAGACAGCTTTTACTTAGGAGAGAACTGGACCCTAAAAGAGATCATGAAAGCGGTTTGTGTAGGTGGAGAAGGTGAACTTCCCATAGGATTCGAAACCGGATATGAAGCCGTCTTATTAGATTTAGCAAGCGAAGACGGATTATTCGGGACCTTGGACTATTCGGAATCCCCTGCATTATTATTTTCCGGAAATTTTGCTCCATTAGAAGAATTGAATCTAACCGGGCTTAGACAAGAAGAAGTCGCATACAACCAAACACAACTTCCTGCAAAGTCCATAGAATGTAAAGGTTGTGGAGCCTCTCTCAATCAATTCAGCCCTGACTTCTCAAAATCCTTAGCCTGCGAATATTGCGGTTCCGTAATGGACACTGAAAGTGATGATCTGAAAATCATCGCCAAATTCGATCAGGTTTCCAAAGACAATGTTCTTCTCCCTTTAGGAACTCCGATTAAATTACCTGATTTTCCTGAATCCAAGGTAATTGGAGTATTACGAAAATCGACTGAGGTGGATGACGAAACTTACACCTGGACTGATTATCTTCTACGATACAAAGGCGGATACGCTTGGTTGAATGAGAATGGAGACAACTGGACCTATTTTGAACCTCTTCCAGGCGTTCCTAAATGGGCTCCAGGACTAAAACGTGTCTTCCAAAAAAGATCTTATAAATGGTTCGCTAATGCTGATTCCAATACGGACTTTGCTTTGGGAGAATTTTACTGGAAAGTTTCGGCAGGAGAGAAGGCACAGATTGAGGATTTTATCTCTCCACCTTATATGATCTCTTCCGAAAGAACGGATAATGAACTTTTCTGGTCCAAAGGGACTTTTATCTCTTTCGAGACAATGAAGTCCTCTGTCCCTCTGGATACCGCTTCTAAATTAAGAAAACCTGAAATAGTCGGAGTATGTGAGCCGAATCCATTCAAGATCAGATTGAAACGAAATCTCTGGGTAGCATCCGCTCTCACAGCCGTATTTCTTGCGTTCCAAGTGTACGGATGTATCAAGGCTAAAAATCAAATAGTCTATCAGGGAAAATTCAAATACGTCCAAACCTCCATGCCGAATTCGGAAATTGGCAGCGCTAATTTTAGGGATAATTCTTTCGTAACGGACGTATTCGAACTAAAGGGAGAAGCAAGCGAGAATGTGGAGATCCAGATCGAAGCTCCCGAATTAGACAATAAGTATCTATTCTTCTCCGCTGTCCTGATCAATGAGGATACGGATACAGCTTACGATACTTCTATCGAAACCAGTTATTATCATGGGGTTGACGACGGAGAATCTTGGTCCGAAGGTTCCAAATCGGATTCTAAATCTTTAGCTGAGATCCCTCCGGGAAGATATTATCTTAGATTGGAAAGCCAATCCGATTTCCCTGTAGGTTGGGGCTCCGATTATAATGTAAAGGTAATCAGAGACGTGATGAGCCCTGCTCCATTCTTCTTATTCGGTATCTTTTTATGGCTTCCTTTGATCTATACTTTTTTCAGAAGTTACTCTTTCGAATCCAAAAGAGTTTAA
- the cueR gene encoding Cu(I)-responsive transcriptional regulator has protein sequence MNIGEVAKLSGVNPKLVRHYESIGLVSKPIRAESGYRLYSEKDIHTLRFIKRARGLGFSLPEIKQLLGLWKNKSRASAQVKSLAMTHVKEMQAKILELQSMCDTLTHLAKHCHGDHRPDCPILEELEG, from the coding sequence ATGAATATCGGAGAAGTCGCCAAATTATCCGGAGTGAATCCAAAATTGGTCCGCCATTACGAATCTATCGGATTAGTGTCCAAACCCATTCGGGCAGAATCCGGGTATAGATTATATTCAGAAAAGGATATACATACATTGAGATTTATCAAAAGAGCCAGAGGTCTGGGGTTCTCTTTACCCGAAATCAAACAATTATTAGGACTCTGGAAGAATAAATCCAGAGCAAGTGCTCAAGTCAAATCTCTCGCTATGACTCATGTAAAAGAGATGCAGGCTAAAATTTTGGAATTACAATCCATGTGCGATACTCTCACTCATTTAGCAAAACATTGTCATGGAGATCATAGACCCGACTGTCCTATTTTAGAAGAGTTAGAAGGGTAA
- a CDS encoding heavy metal translocating P-type ATPase, whose amino-acid sequence MSTEIREDITSFSPEGKTSEITLDLFGMTCANCARRIETGLNKVQGVEEARVNFGRETAFVRFKDYIEPSQLFSKVESLGYSAKEHSENNYKETEELHRKERSKLRSRFFISLLFASPLFYSMVSHFSFLEFLPNPKALMHPWVQFLLAFPVQFWIGFPFYKSAFRAIKNGSANMDVLVSLGTSAAFGYSFILSLLQGIQQGDLFFSSLWEEGTHLHSLPPLYYETSAVLLCFILAGKWMEAEAKGKSSSAIQTLLELKPEIARIKKEEFWSEIPTEYVKKGDILQVRPGEKFPVDGVVTEGFSSVDESMLTGESLPLDKKKNSQVFGGTVNGNGNLIVQATSVGSETVLASIIKTVEEAQSSKAPIQKIADKISAVFVPAVILISLFNFLLWFFFLEVGELGPALEKSIAILVIACPCALGLATPISILVGTGKAASLGILFRNSEVLETTASLDLIAFDKTGTITEGNPSVTDYKFVGEESDLLTSSASAESASSHPLGKAIVSFVKSKDLSILTPENLQTVPGLGITAKVNKNKIKIGKLEFFDQKENFPKDLLDISNSWEKEGKTVVWAKADSEKNVNSTDDRVINDATGSTEDSIGSAIDAAVGTPTWIIFAIEDTIRQNAKSALEKLDSLGIETLLLTGDHSSVAENISSKVGIKNVHASLLPKDKAEILSGLQSDGKTVGMTGDGINDSPALAKADVGFAMGTGTGVAIETAGVVLVKGDLEKIAEAILIAKATTGNIRQNFFWALAYNTLGIPIAAAGLLAPWIAGAMMAFSSVSVVLNALRLKKRT is encoded by the coding sequence ATGAGCACAGAAATTAGAGAAGATATCACAAGCTTCTCCCCAGAAGGAAAAACATCCGAGATCACTTTAGATCTTTTCGGAATGACCTGTGCCAACTGTGCAAGAAGAATTGAAACAGGTTTGAACAAGGTCCAGGGAGTGGAAGAGGCTCGGGTCAATTTCGGAAGAGAGACCGCATTCGTAAGATTTAAGGACTATATCGAACCTTCGCAATTATTTTCTAAAGTAGAATCCTTAGGTTATTCTGCTAAAGAACATTCTGAAAACAATTATAAAGAAACGGAAGAACTACATCGAAAAGAAAGATCAAAATTAAGATCCAGATTTTTTATCTCTCTTTTATTTGCGTCCCCACTATTTTATTCCATGGTTTCCCATTTTTCGTTTTTGGAATTCTTACCGAATCCAAAAGCACTTATGCATCCTTGGGTACAATTCCTATTAGCATTTCCAGTCCAATTTTGGATCGGATTCCCATTCTATAAAAGTGCTTTCAGAGCCATCAAGAATGGGAGCGCAAACATGGACGTATTGGTTTCCTTAGGAACATCTGCTGCATTCGGTTATAGCTTTATACTTTCTCTCTTACAAGGAATCCAGCAAGGGGACCTATTCTTCTCTTCTTTATGGGAAGAAGGCACACATCTACATTCTCTTCCTCCGTTATACTACGAAACATCCGCAGTACTACTTTGTTTTATACTCGCAGGAAAATGGATGGAAGCAGAGGCTAAAGGAAAAAGTTCTTCTGCAATCCAAACCTTACTAGAATTAAAACCAGAAATAGCTCGTATTAAAAAAGAAGAATTTTGGTCAGAGATCCCAACAGAATACGTAAAAAAAGGGGATATCCTACAAGTTAGACCCGGAGAAAAATTTCCGGTAGACGGAGTCGTAACAGAGGGTTTTAGCTCCGTGGACGAATCCATGTTAACAGGCGAAAGCCTTCCCCTCGACAAAAAGAAAAACAGTCAAGTATTCGGAGGAACAGTCAACGGAAACGGAAATCTGATCGTCCAAGCCACCTCAGTCGGTTCTGAAACTGTACTCGCATCCATTATCAAAACCGTCGAAGAAGCACAAAGTTCCAAGGCTCCGATACAGAAAATCGCAGATAAAATTTCTGCAGTATTCGTTCCGGCAGTGATCCTGATCTCTTTGTTTAATTTTTTATTATGGTTCTTCTTTTTAGAAGTTGGAGAACTAGGGCCTGCTTTGGAAAAATCAATTGCTATCCTAGTAATTGCCTGTCCTTGCGCTTTAGGTCTTGCAACTCCGATCTCAATTTTAGTCGGAACGGGAAAGGCCGCAAGCCTTGGGATCTTATTCAGAAATTCAGAAGTTCTAGAAACCACCGCTTCCTTAGATCTGATCGCATTCGATAAAACAGGGACAATCACCGAGGGAAATCCTTCGGTGACAGACTATAAGTTCGTCGGAGAAGAGTCGGATCTACTTACTTCTTCCGCATCTGCAGAGTCTGCATCTTCTCACCCTTTGGGAAAGGCGATCGTTTCATTCGTGAAATCAAAAGATCTTTCTATCCTTACTCCTGAAAATTTGCAAACTGTTCCCGGACTCGGGATCACCGCAAAGGTAAACAAAAACAAAATTAAGATTGGGAAACTGGAATTTTTCGACCAGAAGGAAAATTTTCCCAAAGATTTATTAGATATTTCTAATTCTTGGGAGAAAGAAGGTAAAACTGTAGTTTGGGCCAAAGCAGATAGTGAAAAAAATGTCAATTCTACTGATGACCGCGTGATAAATGACGCGACCGGCTCTACTGAGGATTCTATCGGTTCCGCTATTGACGCCGCTGTTGGAACTCCCACATGGATCATTTTTGCAATAGAAGATACAATTCGTCAAAATGCAAAATCCGCCTTAGAAAAATTGGATTCTCTTGGGATCGAAACCTTATTGCTAACCGGAGATCATTCATCTGTAGCTGAGAATATTTCCTCAAAAGTAGGAATCAAGAATGTACATGCTTCCCTTCTTCCCAAAGATAAAGCGGAGATACTTTCCGGTCTACAATCCGATGGCAAAACCGTAGGAATGACTGGCGACGGCATCAACGATTCACCTGCATTAGCAAAAGCGGATGTAGGATTTGCAATGGGTACTGGAACAGGAGTCGCAATCGAGACTGCAGGAGTTGTTTTAGTCAAAGGAGATCTGGAAAAAATTGCAGAAGCAATCCTGATCGCAAAAGCCACCACCGGAAATATCCGACAAAATTTTTTCTGGGCATTAGCCTATAATACTCTCGGGATCCCGATCGCAGCGGCCGGACTTTTGGCTCCTTGGATCGCAGGTGCTATGATGGCTTTCAGTTCCGTTTCCGTGGTCTTAAATGCTCTCCGACTTAAAAAAAGGACATAA
- a CDS encoding MFS transporter has protein sequence MKKITKAVWILSFISFFTDVSSEMLYPIMPLYLKSIGFSIVLIGVLEGFAEAIAGLSKGYFGKLSDQSGRRVPFVQFGYLLSAVSKPIMGFFAFPLWIFLSRTLDRLGKGIRTGARDALLSDEATPETKGTVFGFHRSMDTLGAVIGPTFALIFLYFYPENYSALFFIAAIPGLSAFLISGLLKEKNKEKQSSQEKPNIISHFIYWKNAPISYKKIVIGLLIFGLINSSDIFLLLMAKAKGLEDSQVIGIYIFYNLVYALFSLPAGILADKIGLKPTLVFGLFIFAFVYGGMVFAEDRIHFYSLFFLYGIYAASTEGISKALITNIIPKTDSASAIGTFAGLNSIAALIASNLGGLIWFYSGSKSMFAVSALISVIVAFYFIRFSIRKSE, from the coding sequence ATGAAAAAAATCACCAAGGCAGTCTGGATACTTTCCTTCATCAGTTTTTTTACTGACGTATCCAGCGAGATGTTGTATCCGATCATGCCTCTTTATTTAAAGAGTATAGGATTCTCCATAGTTCTAATCGGAGTCTTGGAGGGATTTGCAGAAGCGATCGCCGGGCTTAGCAAAGGTTATTTTGGAAAACTTTCTGACCAAAGCGGAAGACGTGTTCCTTTCGTTCAGTTCGGATATTTATTAAGTGCAGTTTCCAAACCAATTATGGGATTTTTTGCCTTTCCGCTTTGGATCTTTTTGTCCAGGACCCTGGATCGATTAGGCAAAGGAATCAGGACAGGGGCAAGAGACGCATTACTTTCTGACGAGGCAACACCGGAGACCAAAGGTACAGTGTTTGGATTCCACCGCTCCATGGATACTTTAGGAGCAGTAATCGGACCTACATTTGCTTTAATATTCTTATATTTCTATCCGGAGAATTATTCTGCTCTATTTTTTATAGCAGCAATACCCGGGCTCTCTGCATTTTTGATCTCAGGTCTTCTCAAAGAAAAAAATAAAGAAAAACAGTCTTCACAAGAAAAACCGAATATTATCTCTCATTTTATTTATTGGAAGAATGCTCCGATTTCTTATAAAAAAATAGTGATCGGTCTTTTAATCTTTGGATTGATCAATAGTTCCGATATTTTTCTTCTTTTAATGGCAAAAGCCAAAGGTCTAGAGGATTCTCAAGTAATCGGAATATACATTTTCTATAATTTAGTTTATGCCTTGTTTTCTCTTCCTGCAGGTATCTTAGCGGATAAAATCGGGCTAAAACCCACTTTGGTCTTCGGCTTATTTATATTTGCCTTTGTATACGGGGGAATGGTATTCGCAGAAGACAGGATCCATTTTTATTCCTTATTCTTTTTATACGGAATTTATGCCGCAAGTACCGAAGGGATCTCTAAAGCATTGATCACTAATATCATACCTAAAACCGATTCGGCGTCTGCCATCGGAACATTTGCCGGATTGAACAGTATCGCCGCTTTAATTGCGAGTAATCTAGGTGGATTGATTTGGTTTTATTCAGGGTCTAAGAGTATGTTTGCCGTTTCCGCTTTAATATCTGTCATCGTTGCTTTCTATTTTATACGTTTTTCTATTAGAAAGTCAGAATGA
- a CDS encoding adhesin OmpL37 family surface protein, translating into MGSKRNFTYFILLFAFLILPFGQTKADLDSNRATALVRVERGLKQNEFHLKAINSTISNYGTEEDKALFRRCLQHHIETFTLYLQFDLGHSYDEMRQTQRLLVILYSKAVEASASNVRRELDFLSKYALRTKDAEARHHLEMGYREYGASNQKKIIADNTRPYLPGIKTQYLYEALKLLKQSREYVILLSLKFLSDFEPDLQTTEFEEIYNEINRAMFSKADYYNRIHFDNHFHIFNSPNLYEATWENPGLQELEKALGDIDPASDRARRMAKRSVIP; encoded by the coding sequence ATGGGATCGAAAAGAAATTTTACATATTTCATTCTTCTTTTCGCATTTCTAATTCTTCCTTTTGGACAAACAAAGGCAGACTTGGATAGCAACAGAGCCACTGCATTAGTCCGAGTAGAAAGAGGATTAAAACAAAACGAATTTCATCTAAAAGCAATCAACAGCACTATCTCGAATTATGGAACAGAAGAAGATAAGGCATTATTCCGTAGGTGCCTACAACATCATATCGAGACGTTCACTCTGTATTTACAATTCGATCTCGGACACTCTTACGATGAGATGCGCCAAACCCAAAGATTATTAGTGATATTATATTCGAAGGCTGTGGAAGCTTCCGCATCCAATGTGAGAAGAGAATTAGATTTTTTATCCAAGTATGCACTCAGAACAAAAGATGCAGAAGCAAGACATCATTTGGAAATGGGTTACAGAGAATATGGAGCCTCCAATCAAAAAAAGATCATAGCAGATAATACAAGACCTTATTTGCCTGGGATTAAAACCCAATACTTGTACGAGGCTTTGAAATTATTAAAACAATCCAGAGAATACGTCATTCTTCTTTCCTTAAAATTCCTTTCCGATTTTGAACCGGATCTGCAAACCACGGAATTCGAAGAGATTTATAACGAGATCAACCGGGCGATGTTCAGTAAAGCGGACTATTATAATCGGATCCATTTCGATAATCATTTTCATATTTTCAATTCTCCAAATCTGTACGAAGCGACCTGGGAAAATCCAGGCCTCCAAGAATTGGAAAAAGCTTTGGGAGATATCGATCCCGCCAGCGATCGGGCAAGAAGAATGGCAAAACGCTCCGTTATTCCCTAA